From Plasmodium coatneyi strain Hackeri chromosome 7, complete sequence:
TATTTGTCTTGTATATCCAGCAGGGCAAAGTTGATCATGTTGTAATCTTCCACCGTTTCGCAAATGTACTCGTTTAGCTTCAGATATTTGTTGGAGAATCTTCGGTAGTTTTTCTtagcattttttatgttaccACTATTTATTTCATCCTCTATGACCTGCTTGATGGGGCGGCCTGCACAGTAACTTGGGTCATTTGAGCAGCTTCTTGGTGCATCCCCCATGTCGGAATCGGACGAGGACTCATTCTGGTAGCGTGCATACAACATGAGCTGCTCCAAGTTCTGCGCTTCGACGTAGTAACTTAGAGGGAAATTCAAATCgtccttaaaatattttaacaaGTCAATTTTAGAGAAAACATTCACATGGGGTAATTCCAAGTGAATTTGACTACACAAGGATAACAGTAGTGCACTAACATATTTATAGTTGTCGGAGCATAGAGTGCTATCAACAATGTGCACCGAAGTTAGTCTACAATTTATCTTGGTCATTTTTTGAACAATCTTCCTCAAGGCGtcattatgtgtatatagttCTACTTGTCCTGGGGTATCAATAAGAAGGTAGTGATCTTTGtgttcatttaatttttcctctagCCAGTCAAAGTTCGTTAGTAAATATTCCATGCAATATATGAGAGTGCCATTGGGTCCTAAGCCCAAGTCGCAGAagactttttttatatccacAAGCTCACTAATGTTTACGTCTGCTTTGTATACGTCATTCTCCACAAAGGGGTCCAAATTGATGAGCACTAATTTTCTGTTTATCTGCTTCAGTATGTGTTCCACTCCTGCCACGTAAGTGGACTTCCCGGACCCCGGCGGCCCGATGATCAGCTGCCCGAACCACATGGAGGGTTTAACCGGTTGAACAGCAGGGCGGTTACCAAAGTAGTAGGAAATGACCCTTCTACGGCTTCCACCTTGGAGTActcaccccccttttttacatgcATCTATGTGTAGGTTCCCTTATGACATCATTTCTTACAAATCAATGCTGCAGCGGCGGGTGCACATGGGAAATATGAACCGAACTGTTCACGGAGCAACcacccttttattttaactgTCTTTCCAATTTGACCTCGAAATGTTGCACCCCTTCTATTGTCTGTCTTCCCTTCTACTAAACCGTTGGACTTAACTACAcatggagagaaaaaaaaaaaaaaaaaaaggaatgagtAATCAGACAAGGGGTGCACAAAAGAGGATGGGGATACACCCGTTCGTTCTGTTCACGTAATTTCTCCCTGCCCCGTATTATAACGTTCCAATCATTATGTGTAAAGAAGGCACATGTCATTCATTCGCGCTTCTACTAAGGCAACGTGACAACTACGCTTCGATTATATATTGAAAATGCGTGCAGGTGGCGACATAAAACGTATATGGTGTAGGGTAAGGGAAATATGCCAAGTGGGGGGGGAGGTCCCCTGTTCTGTTCTGCCTTCTTTTGGCTAGCAGCAGAGGAATGACATATGTTTAACGGGGGATAATCAAAAGTGGAGGATATACAAAAAGATAGATCGGCGAAGAATCGCGAGCAACGCGCTAGGGGATGCTTTCCCCAGAGGAGgattgcaattttttttcgttcttacTTGAGAAAGTGGTGAAAGGGTTTATGAGGAATTGACGCGTTTCCTTATTGCCAGGACAATAAGATCATATCATATGCGAAATGTAGCTGTCGTGATTTCTACCCAAACGGGTGACAAATTATGCGTCCTTCCGAGAATCCCCAAATGGCAATGATCCAATTAGATgtagtgagaaaaaaaaaaaaaaaaaaaaaaaattaacctgAACACGACATTGCGTGACGCACCACGACATGCAAAGCGGGAAAattagcctttttttttttttaacaatttttttatgtacctgCGCAGATGAATGGTTTGACTTGCAGGGCCCCATATGGTTACCTCAATGGAGTAACTCCTCACAGTGAAACTAATTTGTATCAAATTTAGAGGAAATCTTGGAAGAAGTTTTGGAAGCGCCTTCACCGCAATTTTGGCAGCAATTTTGGGATCAAATTTGGGTTCTAATTTGGAACCTTACTTTCGATTCGCGCTTGCCGAATTAGCGCCACATGCACAATAATCCCTTGTTTGGATACCGAGCGGGTAGTTTACTTAATTTGTTGTGGTGAAGGATCCCACATTGAAGTCGCATATAAGCAGCTGAAGGGAaccctttatttttggcgtatcctttttttggagggACAGAGGGGTAGACCATCTGTATGATCAGTTACTGTTAGCACGTAGGAGAAAGGAGGACTGCGAGTGGGTAGATCTCCAAGGAATTATCATACATGGTAGGGAGAGGAAGCCCATGTCAGATGTAATGAACACAAAAGCGGACACTCATTTGGCAGAATCCCCCCAGTTAGGTCGATTCAACTGCCTATCTGTTTGTCGCATCGTACCAGGGGTGGGCAGTTACACGTATGCATAAAGGTTCATACGTGCccgtatgtgcatatttgttTTGCGCTTCTACATAAGAGCGTAGCGCAACGTAGCCACTGGTAGGAAAAATGGACCCAGTGTTGAATGGCCTATCCGAAAAGGATGCGGAGCCCGCTGATGGGAAGGGGGACCCGCCAGCCCCAAGTGAAAactccaaaaggaaaaacgcaCACACGTTAAGTGACGATTATAGTAGTAAGAAGAAGGCAAAGGTGGGCCATGCGTTAGAGGGAGATCCCTttgaggaaggggaagatgaTGGTCAAACGGGGGGTGcacaaaataaggaagaaggcaGCTCATACGACGGGGAGGAGGATCCCTATTGTGCAGACAAGGGTGGTAATAGTGAAGTGAATGACACAAAACACGATGATCACAGTGGTCATGACAGTAACAACGATGAGGGGGAGACGGAGACGCAAAATAAGCAGAGCAGGAATAAACAGAACAGTGATGGGGAAAATATCCCCAAGGAGGGAGACCCCTACCCGGAAACGCCCTTTCCAAGGGGAATCCCAACGGGGGAGGGATCCTACCAAAGGGGCAGAGAACCTGGCGTAGGCGAACCGGAACCCCCACTCATAAACAAACTGACAAACGAACCATATAGCGAAAGGTACCTCCAGCTACTGGAGGACAAGAAAAAACTGCCAGCATGgagtgcgaaaaaaaactttctaaagctctttaaaaaaaacgacgtGTTGATTATCGTAGGAGATACAGGAAGTGGAAAGACAACACAGATATCACAATTCGTATTGGAGTCTAAGTTTGCCGAAAAGAAGTCCATAGCTGTGACCCAACCAAGGAGAGTTGCTGCCATGAGTGTAGCCGCAAGAGTTTCAGAAGAGTTAGATGTAGAGCTAGGAACGTATGTAGGATACACCATCAGGTTCGAAGATCGATCTAGTACAAGAACGGTCATAAAATATTTGACAGACGGTATGTTGTTAAGAGAATCAATGTATGACCCCTTGTTAAAAAGATACAACACCATCATTTTGGACGAAGCTCACGAAAGGACCTTAGCCACGGATATCCTCTTCGGGGTAATAAAGAATATACAAGAGCAGAGGAACGATTTAAAGTTAATAGTCATGTCTGCAACGCTAGATGCAGGGAAGTTTCAGAAGTTCTTTAATGGGTCCCAAATATTAAATATCCCAGGGAGGCTATACCCtgtggaaatattttataccCTACAAGCAGAGAAGGATTACATAAGGGTGGTCATAAGGACGGTGTACGACATACATGTAAATGAGGACGAGGGGGACATTCTTGTCTTCCTCACTGGAGAGGAGGAAATAGAAAtgacgaaaaaagaaattgaaaaattagTTTCGAAAAATGAAAGTGCTGGTCAGTTGGTAGTGTTACCCCTTTATTCTTCACTACCATCGACTCAGCAACAGAAAATATTCGAACCTGCTCCCAAGCCAAGATTTAAAGGAGataaaatggggagaaaatgTATCCTGTCCACTAACATCGCAGAAACTTCCCTTACTATAGAAGGAATCGTCTACGTTATCGACCCTGGGTTTTCAAAACAGAAGGTTTACAACCCAAGGGCAAGAGTAGAATCTTTATTAATAGCTCCCATTTCGAAAGCGTCCGCTCAGCAAAGAGCTGGAAgagcaggaagaacaaaaccAGGCAAATGTTTTCGACTCTACACAGAAAAGTGTTTCGAGCAAACATTACCTGAACAGACATACCCAGAAATTTTAAGATCCAACTTAGGTTCTGTTGtcttaaatttaaaaaaattaggaattGACGATTTAGTTCATTTCGATTTTATGGACCCACCGGCACCAGAGACGCTGATGAGAGCCTTAGAACAACTGAACTATTTAGGAGCCTTAGATGATGAGGGAGAATTAACCCAGAAGGGACACTTCATGTCTGAATTTCCTGTAGATCCTCAGCTAGCCAAAGTGCTGATTGAGTCCCCAAGTTATGGCTGTTCCAGCGAAATACTAACCATTGCAGCCATGCTTTCTGTGCCCTACTGTTTTTTAAGGCCAAAAGTGAAAGGCAAAGAAGCAGACGAAATGAAAACGAGATTCTCACACCTAGATGGAGACCACCTAACTCTTATGAATGTCTTCCATGCTTTTGTCAATTATAACCGAATGGATATAAATGCCTCCAAAAAATTCTGTTacgattattttttaaatcatagAGCTATGACATCTGCCCAGAATGTTAGAAACCAACTCATCAgaacaatggaaaaaatggaactaaAAATTGTTTCCATGAACCCATCCAACCCTGACTACTATGTAAATATAAGGAAGGCTTTGCTGAGTGGGTTCTACCAACAAGTGGCCTACAAAACTAGCAAAGGGTACTACATCACCGTGAAGGACATTCAAATAGTTACTCTACACCCGTCAACAGTATTTCAAATAAACCCTGAATGGGTCATGTATCACGAACTTATTTTAAccacaaaaaattttataagaACGGTCAGCAGAATTGATGGTAAGTGGCTGCTTGAGATTGCTAGGAGCTACTACGACTTGGACGACCTGCCAAACAGCGAGGCGAAGAATGAGTTACGCATGATTCTTAGGAAGTCCTAACGGGGGAGGATGCACTTCTCCTCCCAGGTTGACTTTTTTACCAGTTGGGTCGGCAGATCCCTCCACCCATACACAATTTGTTTGCACACCAACCAACcg
This genomic window contains:
- a CDS encoding Atp-dependent rna helicase, with amino-acid sequence MDPVLNGLSEKDAEPADGKGDPPAPSENSKRKNAHTLSDDYSSKKKAKVGHALEGDPFEEGEDDGQTGGAQNKEEGSSYDGEEDPYCADKGGNSEVNDTKHDDHSGHDSNNDEGETETQNKQSRNKQNSDGENIPKEGDPYPETPFPRGIPTGEGSYQRGREPGVGEPEPPLINKLTNEPYSERYLQLLEDKKKLPAWSAKKNFLKLFKKNDVLIIVGDTGSGKTTQISQFVLESKFAEKKSIAVTQPRRVAAMSVAARVSEELDVELGTYVGYTIRFEDRSSTRTVIKYLTDGMLLRESMYDPLLKRYNTIILDEAHERTLATDILFGVIKNIQEQRNDLKLIVMSATLDAGKFQKFFNGSQILNIPGRLYPVEIFYTLQAEKDYIRVVIRTVYDIHVNEDEGDILVFLTGEEEIEMTKKEIEKLVSKNESAGQLVVLPLYSSLPSTQQQKIFEPAPKPRFKGDKMGRKCILSTNIAETSLTIEGIVYVIDPGFSKQKVYNPRARVESLLIAPISKASAQQRAGRAGRTKPGKCFRLYTEKCFEQTLPEQTYPEILRSNLGSVVLNLKKLGIDDLVHFDFMDPPAPETLMRALEQLNYLGALDDEGELTQKGHFMSEFPVDPQLAKVLIESPSYGCSSEILTIAAMLSVPYCFLRPKVKGKEADEMKTRFSHLDGDHLTLMNVFHAFVNYNRMDINASKKFCYDYFLNHRAMTSAQNVRNQLIRTMEKMELKIVSMNPSNPDYYVNIRKALLSGFYQQVAYKTSKGYYITVKDIQIVTLHPSTVFQINPEWVMYHELILTTKNFIRTVSRIDGKWLLEIARSYYDLDDLPNSEAKNELRMILRKS
- a CDS encoding ATP binding protein; this encodes MWFGQLIIGPPGSGKSTYVAGVEHILKQINRKLVLINLDPFVENDVYKADVNISELVDIKKVFCDLGLGPNGTLIYCMEYLLTNFDWLEEKLNEHKDHYLLIDTPGQVELYTHNDALRKIVQKMTKINCRLTSVHIVDSTLCSDNYKYVSALLLSLCSQIHLELPHVNVFSKIDLLKYFKDDLNFPLSYYVEAQNLEQLMLYARYQNESSSDSDMGDAPRSCSNDPSYCAGRPIKQVIEDEINSGNIKNAKKNYRRFSNKYLKLNEYICETVEDYNMINFALLDIQDKYSVLKLLKIIDGANGFRFSSIYSEYSLFDTYVEAIEYDCDDIQERIVHVSDEEKFASQSGHPPHG